One segment of Triticum aestivum cultivar Chinese Spring chromosome 2A, IWGSC CS RefSeq v2.1, whole genome shotgun sequence DNA contains the following:
- the LOC123190441 gene encoding probable UDP-arabinose 4-epimerase 2: MPTTPRSRSQARTTRSWILSGMDFGDTRRKPNFAGKIAVAAALTVMCIIVLKQSPGFGGTSVFSRHETGVTHVLVTGGAGYIGSHATLRLLTDNYRVTIVDNLSRGNMGAVRALQRLFPEPGRLQFIYTDLGDPKAVNKMFSENAFDAVMHFAAVAYVGESTQEPLRYYHNITSNTLTVLEAMAAHNVKTLIYSSTCATYGEPDTMPIVETTPQIPINPYGKAKKMSEDIILDFSKKSNMAVMILRYFNVIGSDPEGRLGEAPRPELREHGRISGACFDAASGIIPGLKVRGTDYPTADGTCVRDYIDVTDLVDAHVKALGKAEPNKVGIYNVGTGKGRSVKEFVEACKKATGATIKVDYLDRRPGDYAEVYSNPAKIRDELNWTAEHTDLRESLATAWKWQKAHPRGYGSA, from the exons ATGCCAACAACCCCCCGGAGCAGAAGCCAAGCTAGGACCACCAGGTCTTGGATCTTGTCAG GCATGGACTTCGGCGACACGAGACGCAAGCCTAATTTCGCGGGAAAGATCGCGGTGGCTGCTGCCCTCACTGTCATGTGCATAATTGTGTTGAAACAGTCTCCTGGTTTTGGCGGTACTAGCGTG TTCTCTCGCCATGAAACTGGGGTGACTCATGTGCTGGTGACTGGAGGTGCTGGATACATTGGCTCACATGCTACTCTTCGTCTCCTTACGGACAACTACCGAGTTACCATTGTG GATAACCTTTCAAGGGGGAACATGGGAGCTGTCAGAGCTCTTCAGAGGCTGTTTCCAGAGCCTGGGAGGCTTCAGTTTATATACACTGATTTAGGCGATCCGAAGGCT GTCAACAAAATGTTTTCGGAGAACGCGTTTGATGCTGTTATGCACTTCGCTGCTGTTGCTTATGTTGGTGAGAGCACGCAAGAGCCACTAAG GTACTACCACAACATAACATCAAATACGTTGACAGTGCTCGAGGCAATGGCAGCACATAATGTAAAAACTCTGATTTACTCGAGTACTTGTGCAACATATGGTGAACCTGACACAATGCCTATTGTAGAGACAACTCCTCAG ATACCTATCAATCCATACGGGAAGGCAAAAAAGATGTCCGAGGACATCATTCTAGATTTCTCAAAGAAATCTAACATGGCTGTGATGATCTTAAG ATACTTCAATGTGATTGGATCAGACCCGGAGGGACGCCTCGGGGAAGCTCCAAGGCCTGAACTGCGTGAGCATGGAAGGATTTCTGGTGCGTGTTTTGACGCAGCATCAGGAATCATTCCAGGGCTAAAG GTTCGAGGAACAGACTACCCTACTGCTGATGGAACTTGCGTAAGAGACTACATCGATGTCACAGATCTTGTTGATGCTCATGTCAAAGCTCTTGGTAAAGCCGAGCCTAACAAAGTTGGAATCTACAATGTCGGCACAGGGAAAG GTAGGTCAGTGAAGGAGTTTGTAGAAGCGTGCAAGAAGGCAACCGGAGCCACCATCAAGGTTGACTACCTCGACCGGAGGCCCGGGGACTACGCCGAAGTATACAGCAACCCGGCCAAGATCCGCGACGAGCTGAACTGGACAGCCGAACACACAGACCTCCGCGAGAGCCTTGCGACGGCCTGGAAATGGCAGAAGGCGCACCCGCGTGGATACGGGTCGGCCTGA
- the LOC123186093 gene encoding uncharacterized protein, with translation MAKRLAVALVLLLLVLASCDGRELKGKGGAGGAVDEVKDLLPGLPVPVPPLVPNLPLPPVVPGIPPAAHGSADNHKSP, from the coding sequence ATGGCGAAGCGTCTGGCCGTcgcgctcgtgctgctgctgctggtgctcgCGTCCTGCGACGGGAGGGAGCTGAAAGGGAAGGGCGGCGCCGGTGGCGCCGTGGACGAGGTGAAGGACCTGCTGCCCGGCTTGCCGGTGCCGGTGCCGCCTCTGGTGCCCAACCTGCCGCTGCCACCCGTGGTCCCCGGGATCCCTCCCGCTGCCCACGGCTCCGCCGACAACCACAAGTCTCCATGA
- the LOC123186096 gene encoding uncharacterized protein — MTKCLAVALLLVVVLASCDGRELSQKDGALGATRGAGVAESKASSGSGLPDLPVVGTGTSTINGSLVVIPGVPSHP; from the coding sequence ATGACCAAGTGCCTCGCCGTCGCGctcctgctggtggtggtgctcgcGTCCTGCGACGGGAGGGAGCTGAGCCAGAAGGACGGCGCACTGGGAGCGACACGCGGTGCCGGCGTCGCCGAGTCCAAGGCTTCTTCGGGTTCGGGGTTGCCAGACCTGCCGGTTGTGGGAACCGGAACCAGTACCATTAACGGCTCGCTGGTGGTGATTCCTGGGGTCCCTTCTCACCCATGA